A portion of the Cellulophaga algicola DSM 14237 genome contains these proteins:
- the ppnP gene encoding pyrimidine/purine nucleoside phosphorylase, producing MFKTNTYFEDKVISIAFENEEGKATVGVMAPGTYTFGTTTVEFMTVISGSMEVQLKGASEWKTYNPYETFKVAADSSFDVKVVSDTSYKCVYK from the coding sequence ATGTTTAAAACGAATACGTATTTTGAGGATAAAGTAATTTCTATTGCCTTTGAGAATGAAGAAGGAAAAGCTACTGTGGGTGTTATGGCTCCAGGAACTTATACGTTTGGAACAACTACGGTAGAATTCATGACCGTAATCTCAGGAAGCATGGAAGTGCAATTAAAAGGAGCATCTGAATGGAAAACATACAACCCATATGAAACCTTTAAAGTTGCGGCAGATAGTTCATTTGATGTTAAAGTTGTATCGGATACA